From a single Clostridiales bacterium genomic region:
- a CDS encoding MGMT family protein — protein MANFFQRVYEAVKKIPKGKVCTYGVIAFMAGSPRASRVVGYALHHNPDPENIPCHRVVNCHGKLAPSFAFGGEQIQKKLLESEGVKVSDDGYVDLKTYMDWL, from the coding sequence ATGGCAAATTTTTTCCAAAGAGTATACGAAGCGGTCAAAAAAATCCCAAAAGGCAAGGTTTGCACATACGGCGTTATCGCGTTTATGGCGGGCAGCCCGCGCGCAAGCAGGGTGGTGGGATACGCTTTGCATCATAACCCTGACCCTGAAAATATCCCGTGCCACCGCGTAGTCAATTGCCATGGCAAACTCGCCCCTAGTTTTGCCTTTGGGGGCGAGCAAATCCAAAAAAAACTTTTAGAAAGCGAGGGCGTCAAGGTAAGCGATGACGGTTATGTGGACTTAAAAACCTATATGGATTGGCTGTAA